The Triticum aestivum cultivar Chinese Spring chromosome 7B, IWGSC CS RefSeq v2.1, whole genome shotgun sequence genome window below encodes:
- the LOC123162165 gene encoding uncharacterized protein, with translation MVVVPRKYQASRFLNVFSFQPGESKCAELMVRKEFQPHGIPAFSIPLHCDGLILIPALMGTIFICNPATGEFVELPPGSPSLLHEHRVAFGFDPWSGTYKVARHFIRSYRDIPQMDVEEGGTTTTTSREYSCGHEMLTFGGDVGKEQAAWVWKATVDPPYPIKARTPICLPGAFFWSALKSMLLPAKVISNVILRFSLLDETFTVHPNPPCSDILGRNDSLCALGEKLCYIHSTSPWDISIWLAEDGPNLAWSLCRRVCLPIPRMLLAFACASTDRDKIFISVDACILLRCDLRDGSLEEIINMPRDMLYDLRNGRKINIGALFVAHYTVPYVESLLRIRPSR, from the coding sequence ATGGTCGTGGTGCCGCGCAAGTACCAGGCCTCTCGATTCCTCAACGTCTTCAGCTTCCAGCCAGGCGAAAGCAAGTGCGCCGAGCTGATGGTCCGAAAGGAGTTTCAGCCGCATGGGATCCCGGCGTTCAGCATTCCTCTCCACTGCGACGGCCTCATCTTGATCCCTGCCTTAATGGGGACAATTTTCATCTGCAACCCGGCCACTGGAGAGTTTGTTGAGTTGCCACCTGGAAGCCCCAGCCTTCTCCATGAACACAGGGTGGCCTTTGGCTTTGATCCCTGGAGTGGTACCTACAAGGTGGCCAGGCACTTCATCCGCTCCTACAGAGATATTCCACAAATGGATGTGGAAGAAggaggcaccaccaccaccacgagtAGAGAATACAGCTGCGGACATGAGATGTTGACATTCGGTGGCGACGTCGGCAAGGAACAAGCAGCTTGGGTATGGAAGGCCACCGTGGATCCGCCGTACCCTATCAAGGCCAGGACCCCGATTTGTCTCCCGGGGGCCTTCTTTTGGAGTGCTCTCAAGTCCATGCTACTACCTGCAAAGGTTATCTCGAACGTCATCCTTCGATTcagtttacttgatgaaacatttaCGGTGCACCCTAACCCTCCATGCAGCGATATTCTAGGCAGGAACGATTCACTATGTGCGCTAGGTGAAAAGTTATGCTATATCCACTCTACCTCACCGTGGGACATTTCCATTTGGTTGGCGGAGGATGGACCAAATCTGGCTTGGTCACTATGCCGCCGAGTCTGCCTGCCGATACCAAGAATGCTTCTTGCCTTTGCTTGCGCCTCGACTGACCGGGACAAGATATTCATCTCCGTTGATGCGTGCATCCTTCTCCGGTGTGATCTCCGTGACGGATCCCTTGAAGAAATAATCAACATGCCACGTGACATGCTGTATGATCTCCGGAACGGCAGAAAAATCAACATTGGTGCGCTCTTTGTTGCCCACTACACGGTGCCATATGTGGAATCACTCCTGCGCATCAGGCCTTCGAGATAA
- the LOC123159783 gene encoding NAC domain-containing protein 26 isoform X2, protein MADHLQVQQKQLVLPPGFRFHPTDEEIIKFYVVPKVLDEAFVAAAIEDVNLNKYEPWELPEKVKMGEKEWYFYSRKDRKYPTGIRTNRATEAGYWKATGKDKEIFHPPFTLIGMKKTLVFYKGRAPRGEKTNWIMHEYRLESSKKLTSNPSTTTRTVTRTNMASKWVVCRIFHKSTRLKKMVTLSYDMPMYTGAEHQQGFVDLDTLPPLMEYDMSSTCVHAPLFPGASSYQLHDVGAGSSMMGSVALPMMNYHYIRNNHHHQMMANPTLPLPLYQHQQQHQQMMMHMGADQGLMVEAQPESGLASMMSQEDAVAGLRNNYPGNTAATAVGETSPMNMGMDDIWRN, encoded by the exons ATGGCAGACCACCTTCAAGTTCAACAGAAACAGTTGGTACTACCGCCGGGGTTTAGGTTCCACCCGACGGATGAGGAGATCATCAAATTCTATGTGGTCCCCAAGGTGCTCGATGAAGCCTTTGTTGCCGCGGCGATTGAGGATGTGAATCTCAACAAGTACGAGCCATGGGAGCTACCAGAGAAAGTGAAGATGGGGGAGAAGGAATGGTACTTTTACTCCCGAAAGGATCGCAAGTACCCCACCGGGATACGAACGAACCGGGCGACGGAGGCCGGCTATTGGAAGGCCACCGGAAAGGACAAGGAGATCTTCCACCCACCTTTCACACTCATCGGCATGAAGAAGACGCTCGTCTTCTACAAGGGTCGGGCGCCTAGGGGGGAGAAGACCAACTGGATCATGCATGAATATAGGCTCGAGAGCAGCAAGAAGCTGACATCCAACCCATCCACCACCACCCGCACCGTCACCAGAACCAACATGGCTTCCAAG TGGGTGGTTTGCAGGATCTTCCATAAGAGCACCAGACTAAAGAAGATGGTGACGCTGTCATATGACATGCCAATGTACACAGGAGCAGAACATCAACAGGGCTTTGTCGACTTAGATACATTGCCTCCTCTCATGGAATATGACATGTCGTCAACGTGTGTGCATGCACCGCTGTTTCCTGGAGCTTCTTCGTACCAGTTGCACGATGTTGGGGCTGGCTCATCGATGATGGGCAGTGTGGCGCTTCCTATGATGAATTACCACTACATCAGGAATAACCACCACCACCAAATGATGGCCAACCCAACACTGCCTCTGCCGCTCTACCAGCACCAACAACAACATCAACAGATGATGATGCATATGGGTGCAGATCAGGGTCTTATGGTTGAGGCTCAGCCTGAGAGTGGGTTGGCATCGATGATGTCACAGGAGGATGCTGTGGCCGGGCTGAGGAACAACTACCCAGGGAACACCGCTGCCACAGCAGTTGGCGAGACCTCGCCGATGAACATGGGTATGGATGACATTTGGCGGAACTGA
- the LOC123159783 gene encoding NAC domain-containing protein 26 isoform X1 produces the protein MADHLQVQQKQLVLPPGFRFHPTDEEIIKFYVVPKVLDEAFVAAAIEDVNLNKYEPWELPEKVKMGEKEWYFYSRKDRKYPTGIRTNRATEAGYWKATGKDKEIFHPPFTLIGMKKTLVFYKGRAPRGEKTNWIMHEYRLESSKKLTSNPSTTTRTVTRTNMASKEQWVVCRIFHKSTRLKKMVTLSYDMPMYTGAEHQQGFVDLDTLPPLMEYDMSSTCVHAPLFPGASSYQLHDVGAGSSMMGSVALPMMNYHYIRNNHHHQMMANPTLPLPLYQHQQQHQQMMMHMGADQGLMVEAQPESGLASMMSQEDAVAGLRNNYPGNTAATAVGETSPMNMGMDDIWRN, from the exons ATGGCAGACCACCTTCAAGTTCAACAGAAACAGTTGGTACTACCGCCGGGGTTTAGGTTCCACCCGACGGATGAGGAGATCATCAAATTCTATGTGGTCCCCAAGGTGCTCGATGAAGCCTTTGTTGCCGCGGCGATTGAGGATGTGAATCTCAACAAGTACGAGCCATGGGAGCTACCAGAGAAAGTGAAGATGGGGGAGAAGGAATGGTACTTTTACTCCCGAAAGGATCGCAAGTACCCCACCGGGATACGAACGAACCGGGCGACGGAGGCCGGCTATTGGAAGGCCACCGGAAAGGACAAGGAGATCTTCCACCCACCTTTCACACTCATCGGCATGAAGAAGACGCTCGTCTTCTACAAGGGTCGGGCGCCTAGGGGGGAGAAGACCAACTGGATCATGCATGAATATAGGCTCGAGAGCAGCAAGAAGCTGACATCCAACCCATCCACCACCACCCGCACCGTCACCAGAACCAACATGGCTTCCAAG GAACAGTGGGTGGTTTGCAGGATCTTCCATAAGAGCACCAGACTAAAGAAGATGGTGACGCTGTCATATGACATGCCAATGTACACAGGAGCAGAACATCAACAGGGCTTTGTCGACTTAGATACATTGCCTCCTCTCATGGAATATGACATGTCGTCAACGTGTGTGCATGCACCGCTGTTTCCTGGAGCTTCTTCGTACCAGTTGCACGATGTTGGGGCTGGCTCATCGATGATGGGCAGTGTGGCGCTTCCTATGATGAATTACCACTACATCAGGAATAACCACCACCACCAAATGATGGCCAACCCAACACTGCCTCTGCCGCTCTACCAGCACCAACAACAACATCAACAGATGATGATGCATATGGGTGCAGATCAGGGTCTTATGGTTGAGGCTCAGCCTGAGAGTGGGTTGGCATCGATGATGTCACAGGAGGATGCTGTGGCCGGGCTGAGGAACAACTACCCAGGGAACACCGCTGCCACAGCAGTTGGCGAGACCTCGCCGATGAACATGGGTATGGATGACATTTGGCGGAACTGA